Within Bacillus sp. BGMRC 2118, the genomic segment TTTTCGTTCATCAAAACAAAATAGAAGTTGATGGTACAATTAACCTTACCTACAAAGGCTTCAAACTTCTTCATGAGGGAATTATGCACGGCCCTTTTAAACGGGAGATTGATCTGCCCTTTAATGTGCGCAGCGATAAAGTATATGCTCATTATGAGAACGGGCTACTAATCATCCACCTACATCGCCAAATTCCTAACGATCATAATAAAAGCAAAGTTTCTGTAAAAATTCATGAGTAAAGGGCATGCCTAAAAACCTACTACCACTGTAAGTCACCTGTTAAACGAAAAATGACAAGTTATTTCTACTATTATTTGTAATTTCTCGTGTCACATACGTAACTTCCTTTCCTTCTTTACGTCTAAAATAATAAAGGGGGAAATTACGTATGAAGAAACCCGCTATCATTGTAGCATTTTTAACCTTTCTTCTA encodes:
- a CDS encoding Hsp20/alpha crystallin family protein; protein product: MNNPYLKDFSKMKDQFKGFFGDEFWGNFDHLLQNQYTQHNLYQSENELLCIINIPGIKNIESLDVFVHQNKIEVDGTINLTYKGFKLLHEGIMHGPFKREIDLPFNVRSDKVYAHYENGLLIIHLHRQIPNDHNKSKVSVKIHE